The stretch of DNA CAACGAATACATCCTCGACCGCCAGGCCAGCAGCGTCGGCGCGGTGTTGCGCAGCGACCCCTTCGTGGGCGTCGCACGCGGCTTCGGCAACTTCCAGGAAGCCTATTTCATCCGCGGCTTCGTGGTGACTTCCGACGACACCGCCTACAACGGCCTGTACAGCCTGATGCCGCGCCAGTACATCGCGACCGAGCTGTTCGAGCGCGTCGAAGTGCTGCGCGGCGCCACCGCCTTCCTGACCGGCGCCACGCCCAGCGGCAACGGCCTGGGCGGCGCCATCAACCTGCTGCCCAAGCGCGCGCCCAACGAGCCGCTGAATCGCGTGAGCGTCGAAACGGGCAGCGGCGGCTACGGCCACGTGTCGGCCGACATCGCGCGCCGCTTCGGCCCGGACGGCTCCACCGGCATCCGCGTCAACGCGGGCTACCGCGACGGCGGCACCGGCGTCGACAGCGAGAAGCAGAAGACCACCGTCGCCTCCGTGGGCCTCGACTGGCACAACCGCGACGTGCGCCTGTCCGGCGACATCGGCTGGCAGGAGAACCAGTTCAAGCAGACGCGCCCGAGCGTCACGCCGGCCGGCGCGACTTCCATCCCGGCGCCGAATGCGAGCGTCAATTTCGCCCAGCCCTGGACCTACTCCAACGAGAAGGACCTGTTCGGCACGCTGCGCGGCGAGTGGGACATCAATTCCGCCGTCACCGCCTGGGCTGCCTACGGTGGCCGCCGCGGCGACGAAAGCAACCGCCTGGCCGGCTTCAACCTCACGAACGGCAGCACCGGCGACGGCTACACCTACCGCTACGACAACGTCCGCGAGGACCAGGTCGACACCGGCGAACTGGGCCTGCGCGGCAAGCTGCGCACCGGCAGCGTGGGCCACGAATGGGTGGTGGCCGCCTCGCGCTTCAAGTCCACCGAGAAGAACGCCTACAAGATGGACTTCTTCAACCAGCAGGCGACCAACCTGTTCAACCCGGTGTACAGCGCGCTGCCGGCGTTCAGCGGCGCCGAATTCGCCGGCGGCAACCTGGCCGCGCCGGGCGTGACGAACCGCATCAACCTCACCAGCTACGCCCTCGGCGACACGCTCTCGCTGGTGAACGACACCGTGCTGCTGACGCTGGGGGCGCGCCACCAGCAGATGCACACGACGGCCTACGACTTCAACACCGGCGCCGTCAATGCCAACGGCGACTACGACAAGAGCCGCACCAGCCCCGCGCTGGGCGCCGTCTGGAAGGTCAACAAGCAGTTCTCGGCGTACGCCAACTACATCGAAGGCCTGACCAAGGGCGACGTGGCGCCCCCCGGCACCACCAACGCGAACGCCGTGTTCGCGCCCTACGTCACCAAGCAGCAGGAAGTCGGCCTGAAGTACGATGCCGGCCGCCTGGGCGCCGGCCTGGCCTTGTTCTCCATCGAGCGTCCGCGCTCCACCGGCGGCGGCGTCGGCCAGACCTTCACGCAGAGCGGCAAGGACCGCCACCAGGGCGTGGAGCTGAGCGTCTTCGGCGAAGCCACCCGCGGCCTGCGCCTGCTGGGCGGCGTGACCTGGCTCGATGCCAAGCAGGTCTCCACCGGCGATGCCACAACCGAGGGCAAGCGCGTGATCGGCGTGCCGAAGATGCAGGGCTCCATCGGCGCCGAATGGGACGTGCCGGGTGTCGACCGCCTCGCGCTGGACGCACGCCTGACCGCTGGCGGCTCGCGCTACGCGGATGCGGCCAACACGCTCAAGGTGGGCGGCTGGGGCCGTGTCGACGTCGGCGCGCGCTACCTGATGGAAGTGGGCGGCCGCCTGGTCACGCTGCGCGCGCGCATCGACAACCTGGCCGACCGCAGCTACTGGGCCTCCACCGGCGGCTATCCGGGCCAGGGCTACATGGTGGTCGGCGCGCCGCGCACCTTCTCGCTCGGCGCCAGCATCGACTTCTGAGCCTTCGCATGGCATTGAGCGCGCGTGCCGTCCGCGGCTGGTCCTGGGTCCACAAGTGGTCCAGCCTGGTCTGCACGCTGTTCATGCTGCTGCTTTGCCTGACCGGCCTGCCGCTGATCTTCCACGAGGAGATCGGCGACCTGACCGGCGCCGTGGCGCGGCCGCCTGCCATGCCAGCGGGGACGCCGCACATCAGCCTGGACCGCGCGCTGGAAATCGCGCACGGCGTGCATCCGGACCGGGTCGTGCAGTTCGCCTCGCAGGACGAGTCGCATACCGACGCCTGGTACATCACGATGACGCCGACGCCCGCGCCGACCGCCGACTTCGTGCAGGTGGTGGTCGACTCGCGCACCGGCGCCGTGCTGCCGCAGCCGCCGATCGGCAAGGGCTTCATGGCCGTCATCGAAAGCCTGCACGTCGACCTGTTCGCGGGCCAGCCGGGCAAGCTGTTCCTGGGCGCGATGGGCGTGCTGCTGCTCGCGGCCATCGTCTCGGGCCTGGTGCTGTATGCGCCCTTCATGCGCAAGCTGGACTTCGGCCAGGTGCGGACCGACCGCTCGCCGCGCGTGCGCTGGCTCGACCTGCACAACCTGCTGGGCATCGCCACCCTGGTGTGGGCGCTGGTGGTCGGCGCCACCGGCGTCATCAACACCTGGGCCGAGCTGCTGCTGGATCACTGGCAGAAAGAGGAGCTGGCGGCGCTGCTGCAGCCCTACGAAGGCCAGCCGCTGGTGCCGGCGGCCGAACGCGCGTCGCTGCAACGCTCGCTGGAAACCGCGCTGGCCGCCGCGCCCGGCATGAAGGTCGCCTTCATCGCCTTCCCCGGCACGTCGTTCTCCAGCCCGCACCACAACACCTTCTACCTGCGCGGCAGCGACCCGCTGACCGCGCGCCTCAATCACACGGTGATGGTCGATGCGCGCACCGCGCAGCTCACGGCCATTCCGGCAACGCCCTGGTACCTGCTGGCGCTGCGCCTGTCGCAGCCGCTGCACTTCGGCGACTACGGCGGCATGCCGATGAAGATTCTCTGGGCGCTGCTCGATGTCGCCACGCTCGTGGTGCTGGGCAGCGGCCTTTACCTCTGGTGGAAACGGGCATGAACGCCTTCCTGCGACTCTGGGGCTGGCCCATAGGGCTGGCCGTGCTGACGGCCTCGGGCCTGTTCACCGCGCTGGTCTCCGACGGCGCCGGCGACGTCTGGTCCTGGTTCGCCCTGGGCGTGCCGGTCGCCGTGATGCTCTGGTTCTCGCGCGGCCGCCGCCGCAACTGACGCAGCCTGACCGCGGCCACGCACCGGCCGCGACTCCCGCGCAACGCGCCGAAAGGCGGGGCTCCCCCGTCCCTTTTCGGCGCTTCGGCGCGCCTCCCTCGCTTCTACATTGACACCGCCGCCCAGGGCCTGGGCGCGCGGGGGCTCAAGCTTTCCGGCGCGCGGCCGAAAGCTTCGGGGACGGCAACAGCGTTCCCGAACCCATCATGTCCGATACCCTTTCCGCCCCCGCCGCGCCGGTGGCCCTGCACCTCCCGCGCTGGCGGCGATGGACCCGCCTGCGCACGACCGCCCTGGCCCTGGCCGCCGCGGCGGCCATCTGGGGCGCTGGCGGCGCCCATTTCAACGCCTGGAGCGCCTGCGCGGCGGCCGCCATCGTCGCCGCCGGCGCCATCGAAGACCGGCGCCGCCTGCAGGCCGAAGCCACGCAGCGCGCCGATGTCGAGGGCTTCGTCGACGGCGCCGACCGCCTGGGCCGCGAGTTGCTCCCGATCTGGGGCGCCCAGCTGGAAAGCTCGCGCGCGCAGATGGAGGATGCGGTGTCCGCGCTCACCGTGCGCTTCGGCGCCATCGTCGAACGCCTCACGCAGGCGCTGCAGGCCTCCATGCAGCACGGCGACCACGGCATGGCCGGCGTGTTCGAGGAGAGCGCACGCGAGCTCGGCAGCCTGGTGGACTCGCTGCGCGCGGCGCTCGCCGGCAACGCCGCCCTGCACCAGGAAGTGCAAGGCCTGTCGACCTTCGTCGCCGAACTGCAGGAGATGGCGCAGGGCGTGGCCCTGATCGCCAACCAGACCAACCTGCTGGCCATCAACGCCGCCATCGAGGCGGCGCATGTGGGCGAGCAGGGCCGCGGCTTCGCGGTGCTGGCGCAGGAAATGCGCAAGCTGTCCGCGTCGTCCGGGGAAACCGGCGCTCGCATGGGCGACAAGGCCCGCACCATCGGCGCCGCCATCCAGGCGGCCTGCAGCAGCGCCGAGGCTTCCTCGGTCCGCGAGACCGCCGCCGTGCGCGACGCCGAACACAAGATCGACGCCGTCCTGGCCCGCTTTCGCGGCGTCACGACCACGCTGGGCAGCGCCAACGAAGTGCTGCAGCAGGAAAGCACCGCCATCCAGGGCGAGATCGTCGAATCGCTGGTGCAGCTGCAGTTCCAGGACCGCGTGAGCCAGCGCATGAGCCACGTGCGCGACAGCATCGATAGCGTCCCGCCCCTGCTGGCGCAGGCGCGCGAGGACTTCGCCGCCGGTGCCCCGCTGCGTCCGCTGCAGCCCCGCGAGCTCGTCGAGGAACTGGAGCGCAGCTACGCGATGGCCGACGAACGCAGCACCCACAGCGGCGGCTCGTCGCCGGCGCCCGCAGCGCCGGCCGGCGACGGCGACATCACCTTCTTCTGATCACGAACAGGGAACCAAGAGACATGGCCAAGACCATCATGATCGTCGACGACTCCGCCTCGCTGCGGCAGGTCGTCGCCATTTCGCTGCGTGGCGCGGGCTACGAGGTGCTCGAGGGCTGCGACGGCGCCGACGCGCTGAAGAAGCTCACGGGCCAGAAGGTCCACCTGATCATCAGCGACGTCAACATGCCCAACATGGACGGCATCACCATGGTGAAGGCCGTCAAGGCGCTGCCCGCCTACAAGTTCACGCCCATCGTCATGCTGACGACCGAGTCGCAAGAGGCGAAGAAGCAGCAGGGCCAGGCCGCCGGCGCCAAGGCCTGGATGGTGAAGCCCTTCAATCCGCCGCAGCTGCTGGCCGTGGTGCAGAAGCTGGTGCTGCCGTGAGCACGCCCGTGACCGTGCTCGCCGTCGAGGGCGAGCTGAGCATCTACCGCGCGGCGGACCTGTGCGCCGAATGGCGCGAGGCCATTGCACCCGATACCGCGCTCGTCCTGGACCTGGCCGAAGTGAGCGAGTGCGACACCGCCGGCGTGCAGCTGCTGCTGGCCGCCGCGCGCCGGCTGGAGCAGGGCGGCGGCAGCCTGCAGCTGCGCGCGCCCAGCGCGCCGGTGTGCGACGCGCTCGCCACCCTGGGGCTGCAAGCCCGCTTCGCGCACGAAGGAGAACCGGCATGAGCGTGAACCTGCAAGACGCCCTGCAGACCTTCCTGGTCGAGGCGCGCGAGCTCCTGGACGACATGGAGGCGATGCTGCTGCGCGTGGGCGCCGAGCCCGGCGGCACCGAGACGCTGAACGCCATCTTCCGCGCCGCGCACACCATCAAGGGATCCGCCGGCCTGTTCGGGCTGGACGCGATCGTCGAATTCACCCACGTCGTCGAAAGCCTGCTGGATGAAGTGCGTGCCGGCCAGGTGAACCTGGGCGCGCCGCTGGTGCAGCTGCTGCTGGCCAGTGCCGACCACATCGGCGCACTGGTCGATGCTGCCGACAGCGGCGCGGCGCTGGAGCCGCAGGCTGCGGCCGAAGGCCAGCGCCTGGTGGCGCAGTTGGCTGGCTATGCCGCCGGCGGCATCGAGGCTGCCGCGACGCACGTCGCCGCGGCAGCCGCGCCCGCCAACGGCGAACGCCGCTGGCGCATCGCGCTGCGCTTCGGCGCCGACGTGCTGCGCAACGGCATGGACCCGCTGTCCTTCATCCGCTACCTGTCCACGCTGGGCACGGTCGACGCGATCACCACGCTGGACGACCGCCTGCCGGCGCTGGCCGACCTGGACGCCGAGAGCTGCCACCTGGGCTTCGAGATCGCCTTCCGCGGCGCCGTCGACCGGGCCGCGATCGCCGCCGTCTTCGAGTTCGTCGCCGAAGATTCCGAAATCCGCATCGAGGAGGAGGGCGCACCTGCTCCCGCAACGCCAGTGGCCGCTCCCGAAGCTGCCATGGCACGCGCCGGCACTACCCGCGAAGCGGCGCAATCCATCCGCGTCGAGGCCGACAAGCTCGATCGCCTGATCAACCTGGTGGGCGAGCTGATCATCGCCACCGCCGGCGCCAGCCTGCTGGCGCGGCGCAGCCAGCAGCTGGAACTGCAGGAATGCCACTCGGTGCTGTCGCACCTGGTTGAGGAGGTGCGCGACAGCGCGCTGCAGCTGCGCATGGTCAAGATCGGCGGCACCTTCGGCAAGTTCCAGCGCGTCGTGCACGACGTGGCGCTGGAATTGGGCAAGGACATCGCTCTCCGCATCAGCGGCGAGGACACCGAACTGGACAAGACGGTCGTCGAGAAGATCGGCGATCCGCTGATGCACCTGGTACGCAACGCCATGGACCACGGCATCGACTCCGCGGAGCTGCGCGCCGCGCGCGGCAAGCCGGTGCAGGGCACCGTGTCGCTGAATGCCTTCCACGACTCCGGCAGCATCGTCATCCAGGTCGGTGACGACGGCGGCGGCCTGGACCGCGAGCGCATCCTGGCCAAGGCCACCGAGCGTGGCCTGGTGGAACCGGGCAAGGTGCTCACCGATGCCGAGACCTACGCGCTGATCTTCGAGCCGGGCTTCTCCACGGCGGAGAAGATCACCAACCTGTCCGGCCGCGGCGTCGGCATGGACGTCGTCAAGCGCAACATCGAGGCGCTGCGCGGCAGCGTCGACATCGCCAGCGAACCGGGCCGGGGCACGACCGTCACAGTGCGCCTGCCGCTGACGCTGGCCATCATCAACGGCTTTCAGGTCGCGGTGGGCAAGGCGGTCTTCGTCGTGCCGCTGGAGCTGGTGGACGAGTGCGTCGAGTTCTCCGCCGAACCGGGCCGCGACTACACGGACCTGCGCGGCGAGGTGCTGCCCTTCATCCGGCTGCGCGAGCTGTTCGAGGTGGCCGGCGAAGCCGCTGCGCGCCAGAACATCGTGGTCGTGCGCCACGCCGGCCAACGCGTCGGCCTGGTTGTCGACGCGCTGCTCGGCGAGACGCAGGCTGTCATCAAGCCGCTATCGCGCGTCTTCGCGCAGGTGCAGGGCATCAGCGGCTCCAGCATCCTGGGCAGCGGCGAAGTCGCCCTGATCCTGGACGTGCCGGTGCTGCTGCGGGTTGCTTCGGCCGCGGAACTGCACCAGGAGTAGCACGTGTCCAGCCAATCCCACGACGGTCAGTACCTGACCTTCCAGCTCGCTGGCGACATGTACGCCATCGGCATCCTCGCCATCAAGGAAATCATCGAATACCGCGGCCTCACGCCGGTGCCGATGATGCCGGCCTTCGTGCGCGGCGTGATCAACCTGCGCGGCGCGGTGGTGCCGGTGATGGACCCGCTCGCGCGCTTCGGCCGCGCCTCCAGCGTGCCCGGCAAGCGCACCTGCGTCGTGATCGTCGAGATCGACGGCGGTGACGGCGAGCCGCAGAGCGTCGGCATGCTGGTCGATGCCGTGAGCGAGGTGCTGGAAATCGGCGCCGCGGACATCGAGCCGCCGCCGCCCTTCGGCTCGCGGATCCGCACCGACTTCATCGCGGGCATGGGCAAGGTCCGCGGGAAGTTCGTGATCCTGCTGGCCGCCGGCCATGTCCTGTCTCTCGATATCGAAGGCCTCGCAGAAGCGCGGGCCGAAGCCGCCGTCGCCTGAGGCGGCATTCCAGAAAGATTCCCATGAAGCAAATCAAGCTGTTCTCGCACTGGAAGGTGTCCACCCGGCTCGCCGCCGGCTTTGGCGCCGTCATGGTGCTGTTGTTCGCGCTCGCCGGCCTCAGCCTCTGGAGCCTGGCCACCGTGCAGGGCACGACCGAGACCATCGTCCGGCAGCGCCTGCCGGCGGTGAAACTCGCCAACGAAGCCGCGGTGCTGACCGTGGACACCGGCCGCAAGATGCGCGCGCTGCTGATGGCCGT from Ramlibacter agri encodes:
- a CDS encoding TonB-dependent receptor, with the translated sequence MPHQLRPVAAAAALALLASGSWAQQQDSAATPTLSTVTVRASADASAQGLSPAFPGGQVARGGRAGILGTQDNMETPFSITSYTNEYILDRQASSVGAVLRSDPFVGVARGFGNFQEAYFIRGFVVTSDDTAYNGLYSLMPRQYIATELFERVEVLRGATAFLTGATPSGNGLGGAINLLPKRAPNEPLNRVSVETGSGGYGHVSADIARRFGPDGSTGIRVNAGYRDGGTGVDSEKQKTTVASVGLDWHNRDVRLSGDIGWQENQFKQTRPSVTPAGATSIPAPNASVNFAQPWTYSNEKDLFGTLRGEWDINSAVTAWAAYGGRRGDESNRLAGFNLTNGSTGDGYTYRYDNVREDQVDTGELGLRGKLRTGSVGHEWVVAASRFKSTEKNAYKMDFFNQQATNLFNPVYSALPAFSGAEFAGGNLAAPGVTNRINLTSYALGDTLSLVNDTVLLTLGARHQQMHTTAYDFNTGAVNANGDYDKSRTSPALGAVWKVNKQFSAYANYIEGLTKGDVAPPGTTNANAVFAPYVTKQQEVGLKYDAGRLGAGLALFSIERPRSTGGGVGQTFTQSGKDRHQGVELSVFGEATRGLRLLGGVTWLDAKQVSTGDATTEGKRVIGVPKMQGSIGAEWDVPGVDRLALDARLTAGGSRYADAANTLKVGGWGRVDVGARYLMEVGGRLVTLRARIDNLADRSYWASTGGYPGQGYMVVGAPRTFSLGASIDF
- a CDS encoding PepSY-associated TM helix domain-containing protein; protein product: MALSARAVRGWSWVHKWSSLVCTLFMLLLCLTGLPLIFHEEIGDLTGAVARPPAMPAGTPHISLDRALEIAHGVHPDRVVQFASQDESHTDAWYITMTPTPAPTADFVQVVVDSRTGAVLPQPPIGKGFMAVIESLHVDLFAGQPGKLFLGAMGVLLLAAIVSGLVLYAPFMRKLDFGQVRTDRSPRVRWLDLHNLLGIATLVWALVVGATGVINTWAELLLDHWQKEELAALLQPYEGQPLVPAAERASLQRSLETALAAAPGMKVAFIAFPGTSFSSPHHNTFYLRGSDPLTARLNHTVMVDARTAQLTAIPATPWYLLALRLSQPLHFGDYGGMPMKILWALLDVATLVVLGSGLYLWWKRA
- a CDS encoding methyl-accepting chemotaxis protein produces the protein MSDTLSAPAAPVALHLPRWRRWTRLRTTALALAAAAAIWGAGGAHFNAWSACAAAAIVAAGAIEDRRRLQAEATQRADVEGFVDGADRLGRELLPIWGAQLESSRAQMEDAVSALTVRFGAIVERLTQALQASMQHGDHGMAGVFEESARELGSLVDSLRAALAGNAALHQEVQGLSTFVAELQEMAQGVALIANQTNLLAINAAIEAAHVGEQGRGFAVLAQEMRKLSASSGETGARMGDKARTIGAAIQAACSSAEASSVRETAAVRDAEHKIDAVLARFRGVTTTLGSANEVLQQESTAIQGEIVESLVQLQFQDRVSQRMSHVRDSIDSVPPLLAQAREDFAAGAPLRPLQPRELVEELERSYAMADERSTHSGGSSPAPAAPAGDGDITFF
- a CDS encoding response regulator, which produces MAKTIMIVDDSASLRQVVAISLRGAGYEVLEGCDGADALKKLTGQKVHLIISDVNMPNMDGITMVKAVKALPAYKFTPIVMLTTESQEAKKQQGQAAGAKAWMVKPFNPPQLLAVVQKLVLP
- a CDS encoding STAS domain-containing protein, which gives rise to MSTPVTVLAVEGELSIYRAADLCAEWREAIAPDTALVLDLAEVSECDTAGVQLLLAAARRLEQGGGSLQLRAPSAPVCDALATLGLQARFAHEGEPA
- a CDS encoding chemotaxis protein CheA; translated protein: MSVNLQDALQTFLVEARELLDDMEAMLLRVGAEPGGTETLNAIFRAAHTIKGSAGLFGLDAIVEFTHVVESLLDEVRAGQVNLGAPLVQLLLASADHIGALVDAADSGAALEPQAAAEGQRLVAQLAGYAAGGIEAAATHVAAAAAPANGERRWRIALRFGADVLRNGMDPLSFIRYLSTLGTVDAITTLDDRLPALADLDAESCHLGFEIAFRGAVDRAAIAAVFEFVAEDSEIRIEEEGAPAPATPVAAPEAAMARAGTTREAAQSIRVEADKLDRLINLVGELIIATAGASLLARRSQQLELQECHSVLSHLVEEVRDSALQLRMVKIGGTFGKFQRVVHDVALELGKDIALRISGEDTELDKTVVEKIGDPLMHLVRNAMDHGIDSAELRAARGKPVQGTVSLNAFHDSGSIVIQVGDDGGGLDRERILAKATERGLVEPGKVLTDAETYALIFEPGFSTAEKITNLSGRGVGMDVVKRNIEALRGSVDIASEPGRGTTVTVRLPLTLAIINGFQVAVGKAVFVVPLELVDECVEFSAEPGRDYTDLRGEVLPFIRLRELFEVAGEAAARQNIVVVRHAGQRVGLVVDALLGETQAVIKPLSRVFAQVQGISGSSILGSGEVALILDVPVLLRVASAAELHQE
- a CDS encoding chemotaxis protein CheW, which encodes MSSQSHDGQYLTFQLAGDMYAIGILAIKEIIEYRGLTPVPMMPAFVRGVINLRGAVVPVMDPLARFGRASSVPGKRTCVVIVEIDGGDGEPQSVGMLVDAVSEVLEIGAADIEPPPPFGSRIRTDFIAGMGKVRGKFVILLAAGHVLSLDIEGLAEARAEAAVA